A stretch of DNA from Leptospira bouyouniensis:
AGAGGTCCTGAATGAATTCCTAATCTGAGTTCCCAAAAAGGTAACCCTTGGTCAGCTTTAATTTGTTTCATTATATTCATGAAGGCTTGAATCTCTAAAGCTGCAAGAATAGAATCTATAGCATGCGTTTGGTTTCGCTTTGGAATTCCACCTGCACACATATAACTATCTCCGATGGTTTTTAATTTTTCTAATTTATATCTCTCTGTAATTTTGTCAAATTGGACAAAACATGCATCCAAATCACGAATCAGCTCTTGCGGCGATAAAACTTCTGCAATTTGAGTGAATCCTTTGAAATCTGTGAACATTACACTTACATTTTCATATAAAATTGGTTCTGTAGCCCCCTTTTCTTTCAATTCTTGAGCGATATCAACTGGTAAGATATTGAGTAGGAGTTTTTCGTTTTTGTTTCTTTCTTCTTCTGCAATATTTCTAGAAATTTCCAATTCCTTAAAGAGAGTTGAACTATAGATTATTCCGGCAAGTTGATCCGCTAAAATCGATAACTTAGAAATATCTTCTTCACTTAAATCTAACTTACTTTCCGAATTTGATAAATCTAGAATACCGATTACCTCCCCATTTAGTATCATAGGTATAAAGATAAAGGATCGTATTTTACATACATCTTGAACCCACTTATCATCGTCAGATAACCATCTTTCAAAACTTCCATTACGATCTGGTATATAAATAGGTTTTTTTCTGCGTAGCGATAATTCGTGAGCACCTTTCCCTCCTTTTATCGGTATACGCATATCATAGATGCGTTTCTTTTGAAATTCTGTAACAGATTCTGGAATGTCCATATCGATAAATCTTAAATATTTTTTTTCGCTGTCTGCAACTAGCAACGAATAGTACATTATATTAAAATTTTCTTTTACATATGTTTGTACTTTCTTCATAATCAAATGGATATCCATTGTTTCATTTAAATTTTTGATCAGATCATTGAGAGCAAGAATATCCTTTTTTTGTTTTTCAGTTTCTTTTAACAAATGTACTCTTTGAATGACTCCTGATACTTGTGCACATAAATGTTCAATAGATCTAGCATTCGATTTTGTTAAATCCAAACGTTTGTAGAAGTTGGAAAACATTATGAGCCCAATCGTTTCGTTGTTTAATACTAAAGGAACATGCAAAAAGGAATTTGCTTTTACTCCTTCACTAATTCGTCGATCAATATCAAACCCAAATTTTTTGACATGAGGAAGAAACATACTTTTTTTACGTTTCCATACTAGATAAGGAACCCCGCCTGTCTGATTCATAGGAATTCGCAAGTTATTCACAAATTCCCTTTGTTCTTTTGTCGCTTCAACAAAAGTTTCTGCATGTACGCTCTTGATTTCTTCTTTGTTTTCATCCAATAAAAATAACCAAGTTGCAAGTATTCCATATTTTTGATTTACATAATTTGCAATAGCGCTAATGATTTTTGCTAATTCAGATTCTGAGTTGATTAAACTGGTAAAATGGTTAAAAGCTTCGATTTCTTTTTTTGCATCCTCTGATTGGATGAGAGCTTGGTCAGTATTTATTTTCTCTTGCGCTAATGCTAATATGGTTTGATCCAACTTCACTGCGGTGGATCGTAAAAAAACAAACGAAACTAGATAAAATGCAAGGGCAATCGGTGATGCAACAATCAAGGCATGATAAATTGCAACACTAACTGGGTACACATTCATCAAATTCAAAACATAGAACGACATTGAAATGGGTACAAAAAAGAGAATCATAAGTGATACTCGATTCCCTATCAATGTAGCTTGTCCTGAAGTAGGTATAGCACCCATTTTAAGAATAAAAATAGAAATCAAAAGAGCAGGAATGAACTGTAATTCACCGAATGTATAGAGTGGTAATCCCATTGTTGCAGGCAAATTTAACAATATAAGAAAATCTCCAAAAATTAAGGAGGTTACAATTACACTCGCCAACCTGTTGTTAGTTTCATTACGTAATTTAATCCAGTCTTTTAGAAATACACCCATACCGAAAATTCCCAAAAAACCAAAAAAATTAAGCCCAATTCCTCCTGCAGAAATTCGTCCGAAAGAATATTCGTAAAACCCGCTAAAAAAATAAGGAGTCCATAACACAACAGATAGAACAAAGGAACAAAAGTCGATCCACCGAACAAATTTAGGAGAATTTTTACCAAATATCGCATAACAAAAACGTATATGAATCCCAGGTGTAAAAACAAATAAGGTATAAAAAATTTGTTCAATCCTTCTTGCGACAATTAATGGCATTTCAAATTTGAAAATCACCATAATGATAGCAAACGTTCCTGCCATAAAAAATGAAATAGAAGCCAACATATTTAATTTTCTATCTGGATTACTACCGGCAATATAAATCGCTAATGCAAAGACAAAAACACTAGAGAATAGTGGTACTAAAAAATAAGGTCGTTCATATGCTGTTAGTTGAATATTAGGGTGGAGGTAAAACGAAACGATAAAAGCAATGACCAGTAAAATCGTAGTGATAAATCCTGATAAAAAATAGAATAACCCCCTTTGTTTGAATAGTAAATCATTTAAATTCAGGAAATCTGACCGAAAAATTCCATAACCTAGAATCGATAATGGTATAAATGAAAAACTACTTAATGGAAATACTGGATAACCAACTAAACTTAAAAAATTAGTAATCAAAAGAATACTGCATATATGAAGACCCCAAAAGATCAATTTCTTTGCTTCAAAATCTTTCTTGAACCGAACTCGGTAATGAAAGGAAGCCGGAGTATATAAAAATAGATAATTAAAAAAAGTTACCACCCCCCAAATTTTTAAAGGAAACTTTGCAATTGGATATTTACCAAAGGAATAAGAAAAATAACTACCTGTAAAATCATAATGATTTATAAGTCCATAATACCCGAATATAAGAGTTAACATTGTGAGTATACCGGAGAAGATTAAAAACTTATAACGTTCGTTAGTTAAGTAATATGTCAAAAATGATGCAGAAGGAGCCATTAATATAACTCCAAAGTATCCGATCCTGTTCCAATATAATATCGTAGATTGATCTTCAATTAAACTTCGGATTGATGATACGAAACCCAGAGAGGCAATGGAAAAACAAAAACAAATAAAACTAAATAAAATCTTACGGTTTTCTGATCTTTTCGTCGCAATGATTCCAAGTGTTGTTAGTGCCAAACCAACAAAGATGGTTAAAAAGTTTGGAATGGCCCAAGGAAGTTTGTGCCAAAAGTATTCAATCGCTGATGGATGGATTGAAAGTTCGGGGATTGGTAACATGGATTCCTCAATTTCATTTCAGATTTCTTCGCATAAAAGTTCTACTTATGCATAGAATTCGTTAGAGCCTTCCTGTTAATCTCATTTTGGAAATAATTATTTCACTTGATTCACCCCCCTGTTTAGGGGGTTTTTGAAATATTTGAATTCAATCTGAATTTGAAAATTTAAAGATAAGAAACTGATTGCCTTGGTTTTACCAATTTGGCTATAATAGATATAATTTTTATGTCAAAAACAATATACATTAAGTTTCTTTTGCTATTAATTTTTTTTTCTTATTTCACATTTTGTTCAAAGAATTACAATCCTATCCAGATTGAGCCAACAAAAGAAATCATTGAAATCGCAAAAAATCGAACTGTCACTTTGCATTATCACATCAGTGATTATGCAAAAGGCACAGGATTGCTATTAGATGACAAAGGGCATGTGTTAACTTCGAGACATGTCATTCTTGGATGGGAAGATAGAGTTCGAATTTCACAAGATTCAAAAACTTTTTTTGATGCGAAGGTAATCATTGAAGAACCCAAACTTGATTTGGTCATTTTAAAAACAGAACTAAAACGGAAACTACCAAAATTAGAATTTATTGACAGAAATGATTTAGAAAACAACGAACCAGTTTTTTTATTCGGTTCAGCGTGGGGATTAGCAAATTCATTTCTAAAAGGATATATTTCAAATACTGATAGATCAGGTGTTGATTTAAATCTTAAATTGGTTCCGCTCATCCAAACAATCGGAACTTCCTATCCAGGATGTTCGGGTGCTGGCGTTTATTTATATGATGGTAAACTCATCGGTATCAATAGGGCCACGATTGGTAGTGAACCTGGAAACTCAATTGGACTAGTCATTCCTTCAGGATATGTAAAAACATTTCTCAATCTTTCGAAGATAGAAATTTAATTGTCATATTTTAGGAGGAAAAAAGTTTGAATTTTCTCCGAGATATGAATCATAGCCTGCAATGTACGGAAGATCCTTCGCATAATTGTTGTATAGTTCTTTCACGGATACATTAACGGGAACTGTCTCTGTTCCTGGCAATGTAAGTGGTGGAAATGTGAATGTTAGCCGATCCTTCAATAAAGATAAGTTTACATATGATGTAGATTGCAAAATTGACATCACAAATGGAACAGGAAATTGTAACGTCACCATAAAATAAACGTTATCTCATTGAGCGAAAATGAACGATTGGGAGATTCTCTCCCAATCGTAGTCCAGAGACTTTTTTCAGTTGATCTTCTATCAATTTATTCTTTTGCATTTCTTCTACATAAGAACCCAAGTGTGGATTTCGTTTTTGAGGTTTTTGAAACTACGTGAAAAGAAACTACGTTTGCAAATTTTATCATGCACTCACGTTTTGATTCGATGAAGATAAGATTACGTTCTTCGTCCGTATACACCTATATCTCCTTTCAAAAACAGATACGATTCAGATACAATATCAGTTCCCATTGTCAGCGAGAGTGAATCCTTCGTTGATTTGGAAAAATCATAAATAATTCGAATTGACATTTTTTTGCCTTAGTTTATTTATAACAAACGTGCGAAATAAATCCATTTCATAGCCGTTTTTTGCGCTCGAGTGAACTCGGACCAATAGAAACGGCGGGAGACAATTATGTTTCTAACAGATCGAACCGGCATCCAAAAAGAGAACTTAAATCTACTGACAGGGGCAAATGAAGGCAATCAACGAGTCAAAATCAACGGAGTTGAGTTATATGCCAAGGCAGATGAAAACATACTCAGTGCTGCGATCCGGCAAGGATTTGATTTTCCCCATAGCTGCCGCGTAGGAGGTTGTGCAACCTGCAAATGCCAATTAGTTGCAGGAAAAGTTAAAGAACTGACCGAAACCGGGTATATTCTTTCCGATGAAGAATTGGACGAAGGGTATATCCTTGCGTGCCAAAGTATTCCAAAAACGGATGTTGAGATTCGTGTAACTGGTAAAGAAACAATCACAGGGAAAATAACGAATCAAAAAAATTTAACACATGATATATGTGAAATCACTATTCAATTAGAGAGACCACTGACCTACATCGCAGGACAATATGTTTCTCTTACGATTGAAGGATTAAACGTAGAAAGAAATTATTCCATTGCAAACCCTCCTAACCAAAAGGGAATAGTTACATTCATCATACGTAAAGTTCCCGATGGAAAATTGTCGAATTATATTTTTGATTACAATCTCGCTGGCAAATCGATAAAATTAAAAGGAGCATTTGGAGATTTTTATTTAAGAGATAGTAAAAGACCAATTCTCATGATAGCTGGAGGTAGCGGACTTGCACCAATACTTGCCATATTAAAACAAGGAATCTTAGCTCGTACCAAACGACCGCTGACCTTACTCTTTGGAGCTAAAACCAAAGAAGATTTATATAAACTTAAGGAAATTCAAAAGATTGGGAAGGAGTGGAAAGGTAAATTTACATTCATTCCGATCCTTTCTGATGAACCCAAAAAAAGTTCTTGGAAAGGACAAAGAGGTTATGTTACCAATTTAATCAAAGAACACATAAACAATACAACAGAAGCTTATTTATGCGGACCTCCTCCCATGGTGGACACAGCAAAAAAAGAACTTGTCCAATGTGGAATTTCCAAACGTTCAATTTATGCCGATCGATTTACAACAATTGATCATAGTTTGAGTTTAAATATTGATGATCAAAACTCAAGATCCGCAGCAAAAATTTTCGATTACTTAAAATTCTTTTTATTCCATGCAGTAGCAATCTCTTCGATGATAAGTTTGTTACTAGGTGGAAGTTACACTACATTTGGTTTTTTTTCACTCTTATTTTTTTATATCATAGGAGATGCGTTTTCTGGGGATGATAAGGATACTCCAAACTACACAAAACCAGAAGTACTAACACTTCAACTTTGGATGGCTTTGCCTATCTTATGTTTGATCTTTTTTTGTTCCGTATGGACAGTCAGTCCAACTGATACTTTTGGTTTTGGGTCTTGGTTAACTCAAACTTTTGGATTTGATTTCAATTTAGCAAAGGAAAACACTTCCTCCATTGTTCATGTTTATGCTATCTTCTTAACTGGCTTAATGATCGGACTCGTTGGAACTATTACTGCCCATGAATTAACACACCGGACTTGGGACGCCATATCAATGTTCATTGGTCGTTGGTTGTTAGCATTTAGTTTTGATACAATTTTCTCTATCGAACATGTGTATGGTCACCATCGTTATGTATCCACAACTGAAGATCCTGCAACAGCACCACGTGGAAGAAATGTATACTATCATATCTTGGCTTCAACAATTAAAGGGAACATTAGTGCTTGGAAAATCGAAGTGAAACGTTTGAAAAGAAAAAACGTATCTATCTTTTCCTACCATAACGCTTTCATTCGTGGACATTTAATGAGTGTTTGTTTAGTATTACTATCATATCTAATTGGAGGCATTCCTGGAATGTTATTTTTTATAACATCTGGTTTATTTGGAAAAAGCCTACTTGAAATTGTTAATTATATGGAGCATTACGGGATGGTTCGTATGCCAGAAGAACCTGTGCAACCTAGACATTCTTGGAATACAAATAAACGAATTAGTTCTTGGACTATGTTCAATTTAACGCGACACTCACACCACCACGCTCAAGGGGAAGTGCCATACCAAAATCTGAGACCCTATCCCAATGCTCCAATGATGATTAGTGGTTATCTGACAACAATTGTGATCGCTCTGATCCCTCCTTTATGGCATCATCTAATGACGCCGAAAGTACTTGAATGGGATCGAAAATTTGCAAGCCAAGAAGAACTCGAACTTGCCAGAATTGCAAATGAAAACAGTGGTATTGCGAAATTCAAATCAACTAATACAAACTAATTATTTGTTTGAGTCCATCGAACAAATCGACCCAAGAAGTTTTTTCTTCTACGTTTGATTTCAAAAATAGGATTCCGACAAAAAATGCTAAGAATGCTTTTCCTCCTTTTCCATTTGAATCTAGAGGAAAAAAACGATTTAATACTGTTTCGAAAGCTAAAAACGAATCATCAACTACTTGGAGTAAATCTTTAGAATTCGAATGATGTCTTTTTACATCAACAGCAAGTAACATTAAATTTAAAAAATGTCCTTCCTTTTGTGTGACAAATTGTAGTATATCATCTAGATTTTTAGTTTCTTCCGATAACTTCACGATTTCCTCTGCATCGGAAGAAACTAAATGTTTCACCATCGAAGCAAACAAAGATTCCTTCGTTGGGAAGTAGTGGTATAATGTGCCTGTTGACACACCCAGTTCTTTGGAAAGTTCTCTCATTGAAACAGAAGCTACCCCTTTTGCCACAAAAATGGGAAGGGATTTAG
This window harbors:
- a CDS encoding adenylate/guanylate cyclase domain-containing protein, with product MLPIPELSIHPSAIEYFWHKLPWAIPNFLTIFVGLALTTLGIIATKRSENRKILFSFICFCFSIASLGFVSSIRSLIEDQSTILYWNRIGYFGVILMAPSASFLTYYLTNERYKFLIFSGILTMLTLIFGYYGLINHYDFTGSYFSYSFGKYPIAKFPLKIWGVVTFFNYLFLYTPASFHYRVRFKKDFEAKKLIFWGLHICSILLITNFLSLVGYPVFPLSSFSFIPLSILGYGIFRSDFLNLNDLLFKQRGLFYFLSGFITTILLVIAFIVSFYLHPNIQLTAYERPYFLVPLFSSVFVFALAIYIAGSNPDRKLNMLASISFFMAGTFAIIMVIFKFEMPLIVARRIEQIFYTLFVFTPGIHIRFCYAIFGKNSPKFVRWIDFCSFVLSVVLWTPYFFSGFYEYSFGRISAGGIGLNFFGFLGIFGMGVFLKDWIKLRNETNNRLASVIVTSLIFGDFLILLNLPATMGLPLYTFGELQFIPALLISIFILKMGAIPTSGQATLIGNRVSLMILFFVPISMSFYVLNLMNVYPVSVAIYHALIVASPIALAFYLVSFVFLRSTAVKLDQTILALAQEKINTDQALIQSEDAKKEIEAFNHFTSLINSESELAKIISAIANYVNQKYGILATWLFLLDENKEEIKSVHAETFVEATKEQREFVNNLRIPMNQTGGVPYLVWKRKKSMFLPHVKKFGFDIDRRISEGVKANSFLHVPLVLNNETIGLIMFSNFYKRLDLTKSNARSIEHLCAQVSGVIQRVHLLKETEKQKKDILALNDLIKNLNETMDIHLIMKKVQTYVKENFNIMYYSLLVADSEKKYLRFIDMDIPESVTEFQKKRIYDMRIPIKGGKGAHELSLRRKKPIYIPDRNGSFERWLSDDDKWVQDVCKIRSFIFIPMILNGEVIGILDLSNSESKLDLSEEDISKLSILADQLAGIIYSSTLFKELEISRNIAEEERNKNEKLLLNILPVDIAQELKEKGATEPILYENVSVMFTDFKGFTQIAEVLSPQELIRDLDACFVQFDKITERYKLEKLKTIGDSYMCAGGIPKRNQTHAIDSILAALEIQAFMNIMKQIKADQGLPFWELRLGIHSGPLVAGVIGEKKFAYDVWGDTVNTASRMESSGTPGKINISGTTYDMIREVFECDYRGKVNAKNKGEVEMYYVLGLKKEFSLSEDLRTPNENFWKFYETIAGTREHVA
- a CDS encoding S1C family serine protease, with the translated sequence MSKTIYIKFLLLLIFFSYFTFCSKNYNPIQIEPTKEIIEIAKNRTVTLHYHISDYAKGTGLLLDDKGHVLTSRHVILGWEDRVRISQDSKTFFDAKVIIEEPKLDLVILKTELKRKLPKLEFIDRNDLENNEPVFLFGSAWGLANSFLKGYISNTDRSGVDLNLKLVPLIQTIGTSYPGCSGAGVYLYDGKLIGINRATIGSEPGNSIGLVIPSGYVKTFLNLSKIEI
- a CDS encoding fatty acid desaturase, whose product is MFLTDRTGIQKENLNLLTGANEGNQRVKINGVELYAKADENILSAAIRQGFDFPHSCRVGGCATCKCQLVAGKVKELTETGYILSDEELDEGYILACQSIPKTDVEIRVTGKETITGKITNQKNLTHDICEITIQLERPLTYIAGQYVSLTIEGLNVERNYSIANPPNQKGIVTFIIRKVPDGKLSNYIFDYNLAGKSIKLKGAFGDFYLRDSKRPILMIAGGSGLAPILAILKQGILARTKRPLTLLFGAKTKEDLYKLKEIQKIGKEWKGKFTFIPILSDEPKKSSWKGQRGYVTNLIKEHINNTTEAYLCGPPPMVDTAKKELVQCGISKRSIYADRFTTIDHSLSLNIDDQNSRSAAKIFDYLKFFLFHAVAISSMISLLLGGSYTTFGFFSLLFFYIIGDAFSGDDKDTPNYTKPEVLTLQLWMALPILCLIFFCSVWTVSPTDTFGFGSWLTQTFGFDFNLAKENTSSIVHVYAIFLTGLMIGLVGTITAHELTHRTWDAISMFIGRWLLAFSFDTIFSIEHVYGHHRYVSTTEDPATAPRGRNVYYHILASTIKGNISAWKIEVKRLKRKNVSIFSYHNAFIRGHLMSVCLVLLSYLIGGIPGMLFFITSGLFGKSLLEIVNYMEHYGMVRMPEEPVQPRHSWNTNKRISSWTMFNLTRHSHHHAQGEVPYQNLRPYPNAPMMISGYLTTIVIALIPPLWHHLMTPKVLEWDRKFASQEELELARIANENSGIAKFKSTNTN
- a CDS encoding TetR/AcrR family transcriptional regulator, giving the protein MPKIVDHNLYRIELLSKSLPIFVAKGVASVSMRELSKELGVSTGTLYHYFPTKESLFASMVKHLVSSDAEEIVKLSEETKNLDDILQFVTQKEGHFLNLMLLAVDVKRHHSNSKDLLQVVDDSFLAFETVLNRFFPLDSNGKGGKAFLAFFVGILFLKSNVEEKTSWVDLFDGLKQIISLY